The Streptococcus mitis region ACTGCCTTCCAGCTTATCAAGTAAGGTTTTTAGTTGGCTCAGTTTGTCAAACTGGCTATTCTTCAAAGCAGTTTTATTACTGTCTGTATAGAAGGCATCATATAAATTATTGAATTCTTCTACATCTGACTGCGTGTTTGTAGTTGATTGAGAAGTCTGGATTTCCTTGGTCGAACGAGCCACTTGACGATAAACATAATAACCAGTTCCAAGGATAAGAACCACTAAGGCTGCTAGAATACCGTAAAGCACCCATTTCTTCTTACTTTTTCCATCTTCACTATCTGTGACTCGAGAACGTGTGAGAGCCTCTTCCGTCTCAAATTCTTCGACAAGAGGAGCTTCTGAAACTCGTGTTAATTCTAAATCATCAAACTGATTCAATTCATCTTCTGGAACTAGAGAAGTTACTCCTGTTTCCTCACGAAGCTCTTGAAGCAAATTATCCAGAGTCTGAGTCTCCTCTATCTCTTCTACCTCTTCTTTTTCAACTAAATCATCCTTGCTAAACTGACGTGTTTCAAACTTATCTGCCTCAATTTCATCTTTATGTTGTTTCACATACTTGTCCAAGATAGAATCTCCAGGCAACACACCTGCTTCCACCTCTTCATTTTTTCGCATAGCTTCTCCAACTGTTAGCTCTTTGGCATCATCAAAATCAAATTGCGCTTCTTTATGTTCTATATTATGACGATTCCGTCTTTTCTTACTCATGAGTTTTCCTTCCTACTTTACTTCCTGACGTTTAACACGCTGACCAAAATATTGATACAAATCAACTTTTAAGGTTCCATTGTACAACTTCCGTTTCTTATCCGCCTGACTACCGTACTTGGTCTCAAAGGCTTCATCACTAGTTAGGATAAACTTACTCCACGTTTTCAGCGGTGCAAATACTTGACCCATCTCAGCATAAAGCTTGGTAACCCCTACATCATCTGACAAGCGTTCACCATAAGGTGGGTTAGAGATAATCACTCCATTGATTTTATCAGAACGCAAATCCTGCACTCGCATCTGCTTAAAGATAATATCTCCTGCAACACCTGCTGATTGAGCATTGGCCTTAGCAATTTCCACCATACGTGCATCAATATCACAGCCCATGATATCTAGCTCAAGCTCACGATCCACTTTCTTAGCTGCTTCTGTGCGAACTTCTTGAATCAAGCGATCGCTAATCCAGTTCCATTCCTCAAAGGCAAAGGAGCGACGAAGACCAGGAGCCATCTGTCTAGCAATCATAACTGCCTCGATACAGAAAGTTCCTGAACCACAGGTTGGATCAATCAAGGGCTTGTCTGGATACCAGTTAGAAAGCTGCAAAATAGCTGCTGCCATGTTTTCCTTGATAGGAGCCCCACCTTTTTCGGTACGATAGCCACGTTTAAAGAGGCTAGTCCCTGTCGTATCAATCATGACAGTTGCTATGTCTTTCAGAATAGAAACCTCAATCTTAAACTCAGGACCATTCTCCATCAGAGGAACACCTTCTGGACGAGCATAGTGTTTTTGCAACTTCTTAACAACAGCCTTCTTTGAAATAGCCTGAACACTGGGTTCATTGTGTAGTTTAGATTTAACACATTTGGCTTTCGAAATCGGGAATCGAGCTCCAAGTGGTAAATAATTTTCCCAATCTAGAGCGAAAACTCCCTGAAAGAGCTCTTCAAAAGTCTTAGCTGGGAACGTTCCTACGATAATCTTGATACGGTCTGCCGCCCGAAGCCAGAGGTTGGTTTCGATAATGGCTCTCACA contains the following coding sequences:
- a CDS encoding THUMP domain-containing class I SAM-dependent RNA methyltransferase, which gives rise to MKKEFNLIATAAAGLEAVVGREVRELGYDCQVENGRVRFQGDVRAIIETNLWLRAADRIKIIVGTFPAKTFEELFQGVFALDWENYLPLGARFPISKAKCVKSKLHNEPSVQAISKKAVVKKLQKHYARPEGVPLMENGPEFKIEVSILKDIATVMIDTTGTSLFKRGYRTEKGGAPIKENMAAAILQLSNWYPDKPLIDPTCGSGTFCIEAVMIARQMAPGLRRSFAFEEWNWISDRLIQEVRTEAAKKVDRELELDIMGCDIDARMVEIAKANAQSAGVAGDIIFKQMRVQDLRSDKINGVIISNPPYGERLSDDVGVTKLYAEMGQVFAPLKTWSKFILTSDEAFETKYGSQADKKRKLYNGTLKVDLYQYFGQRVKRQEVK
- the mapZ gene encoding cell division site-positioning protein MapZ, which encodes MSKKRRNRHNIEHKEAQFDFDDAKELTVGEAMRKNEEVEAGVLPGDSILDKYVKQHKDEIEADKFETRQFSKDDLVEKEEVEEIEETQTLDNLLQELREETGVTSLVPEDELNQFDDLELTRVSEAPLVEEFETEEALTRSRVTDSEDGKSKKKWVLYGILAALVVLILGTGYYVYRQVARSTKEIQTSQSTTNTQSDVEEFNNLYDAFYTDSNKTALKNSQFDKLSQLKTLLDKLEGSREYTLAKSKYDSLATQIKAIQDVNAQFEKPAIVDGVLDTNAKAKSDAKFTDIKTGNTELDKVLDKAISLGKSQQTSASSSSSSETSSLSSSQASENTSSETSPSSSNAASTETRSTRSEVNMGVSSAGVAVQRSASRVSYNQSAIDDSNNSAWDFADGVLEQILATSRSRGYITGNQYILERVNIVNGNGYYNLYKPDGTYLFTLNCKTGYFVGNGSGHADALDY